The window CGTTTTTACCGCAGAGTGATATGATGATTAAAAAGCCAAAAAGCTTAAACATGATGCGCCGTCACAAAATAGACTAGTACTGACTTGCTCAAGGAGACAATAGATAGAGACTGGGTTACTGATTCCATTCAATACCGATTCGGCTGCCCACTTAAGGCGACTACGCACAGTTCATATGCCTTATTCAATACTTCAATCTATATTGTGTGTCTTTCTGGCTATTTTCTATGGAACTGGCCTTTTGGGGGTTATCATACTATGAATACTCATGTTTCATAAGCTATGCTTTAGTGGTATAAGACGAGTAGGAAGGAGTTGCAGGTAAATGACTTTCGTACATATTGGCGTATTTATCATGGCAATCGCGTTTGCACTAGTTTCGATATTCTTCGCGAAATTACTTCTACGCGTATCAGGCGTCATTGGAACTGTTGGACAGACTGTAAGTGAGTTGGAGATGAAGATGGATAAGACAATCATTGAATTGGAACAGACGATTAGTGAGACAAATGCTACGGCAACAGATATTGAAGAGAAGGCACTGGCA of the Sporosarcina sp. FSL K6-1508 genome contains:
- a CDS encoding DUF948 domain-containing protein, whose amino-acid sequence is MTFVHIGVFIMAIAFALVSIFFAKLLLRVSGVIGTVGQTVSELEMKMDKTIIELEQTISETNATATDIEEKALALNSVFYTAKHVGDSTSLLSEELAIRTERYAQNPSLPGTRPFVRVIQFTEFASSLFNSWKRGKHA